In Methanothermobacter tenebrarum, the sequence CCCAATATCTCCTTTGCCAGTGCTAACGCTGCTGTTGTTTTACCGACCCCCGCTGGTCCTGTGAACATGAGATTGGGCATGCTCTTCTGTTCAACATAGCGTTTAAGCCTTGATATGATGTGTCCTTGTCCCACTATCTCATCTAGTGTTCTTGGCCTGTACTTTTCAACCCATGGTCCTTCCAATTTTGATCACCCTATAACTTTTAGTATTGCCTTTTCCATTATACCCGTTGGGGCTTCTTTCCCCGTCCATATCTTGAATGACTCCGCCCCCTGGTATACTAACATTTTTATTCCTGATATTGTCCTAGCCCCCGCCTTTTCAGCTTCTCTTAAAAGTCTTGTCTTGGGTGGATTATAGACCAAGTCCTTCACGATCAGGTTCTCGTGTAATATGTCAGCGGTTGCGAGGGGCCTTGCATCGGCATCAGGGTACATTCCAACTGGTGTTGTGTTGATGAGGATATCCGCATCCTTGATCTTCTCTTTCAAATATTCTAGGCCACCCGCGAATACCCTAGTTCCTAGTTTGTTTTTTATGTCCTCCGCTGTCCTCTTGGCGTTTTCAGGGGTTCTGTTAAGGATGTGCAAGCCCCCTATATTAGAGGAGACTAGTTGGAATGCGATAGCTCTTGAAGCCCCACCAGCACCTAATATTATAATATTCTTGCCTTCGAGTGTTGTCACTTCTTCAAGGGCTCTTACACAACCCAGGCCGTCTGTGTTAAAACCCCATATTTTCCCGTCTTCTAGTTTTAGGGTGTT encodes:
- a CDS encoding shikimate dehydrogenase, producing MITGKTNVVGVIGDPVEHSLSPIMHNAAFNHLNLDYVYVAFHVKRGMAKRATEAMKTFNIRGLNVTIPHKVDILDYIDKVDETAKLIGAVNTLKLEDGKIWGFNTDGLGCVRALEEVTTLEGKNIIILGAGGASRAIAFQLVSSNIGGLHILNRTPENAKRTAEDIKNKLGTRVFAGGLEYLKEKIKDADILINTTPVGMYPDADARPLATADILHENLIVKDLVYNPPKTRLLREAEKAGARTISGIKMLVYQGAESFKIWTGKEAPTGIMEKAILKVIG